The Bacillota bacterium DNA segment CTGATTCCGGACACCAGGATATATTATCCACAACCAGCGTCGCTACGCTCCGACCCCTGTCCGGAAACTCCGGAACGGGTGGCCGGAAAAAATCGGAACAGGCGGCCGATTTCACCGGAATCCGCAGGTCGGTCATTGAAACGCCAACTAGTGCGGCAGAACACCAGATACCGTTCGCCTTTCAGTCCCCTTTTCGTCGGGTCGGTCATTGAAACAACCGACGCCAAAACCTGCTCCGAAACCAGTAGCGGTACTTTCAGTCCCCTTTTCGTCGGGTCGGTCATTGAAACAGACCCCGGCGTCAACAAAAAAAGCAGCCACCCCAAGGGTTCCAGCCTGCGCGCAAGGAGAAAAAAGCACTGTCTTTTCGAAACTGATTTGCCTGCACGAAATCACCCCTTTTTTGCGAAAAGCTTTTTTCAGTCCCCTCTTCGTCAAGTCGGTTGCCGAAGCGTTAATGCCGTAGGAGCGTTTCCTTAACCGTATCATTGAAGACCATCTCAGCCTATGCCTAAGAGTGCATTTTCGAAAGACTACCCATTGCAGGCCGCGTAGCAGTGGCACCCTTGAGGACATTCCGCCGGAAGACCGGGGTCTATCTCTTCGTAGACCATCCGGGCTTTTTCGTCCCTCGACTCGATGAACCACTGGCGGAGTTCGTCATCTATGATGTGCAAGTCCTTGCTGATGATGAGCCGGTCACCCCGGAAACCGGCGTAAACCAAACAGCCGATGTTGACGGGAAACTCATAAAGGGATTCCATGACGAGGGCATAACCCGTGGTGGTCAGCCGGTGAAAGTCCCGCCGCTCTCCGAACTTGAGATCCACAATCATCGGCTCACAAACCGTAAACGCATCCGTGCTGAGGTTCGGGCTAAGGCCCAGGAAGGAACCGTCCAACTTTTGCTCCACAATCACCGGAATCGCCAGGCTGGCCAGTGAATCCTCGCCTATATAAGGCTGCTTGAACAAAATCTCCTGAATGCGCGATATGATCCGCGCTTTCTCAAACTCGGTCACGATGGTCATTTTGTGTTTCAGGTCGGCGGCGTCTTCAGGTGTCAGCGCCTGCAGATCGGATTCGACATCGACCGGCCCCAATTCCTGCAACTCACGAAATATTGTCTGGTACTGCGCAACCCCAACCGAGTATATGAGCCTCTTGGCGGATACCAGCACGTGGACCAAGGCGGCGTGCAGTACCCTCCCTTTGATCATGGCTGCACTCGGAGCTGGGAACACCCGCCGCACCCGCCGCAGATACACATCCCGGTTGGTCGGGCAATAGGAATTGGCCACCTCGTACAGCG contains these protein-coding regions:
- the cas4a gene encoding type I-A CRISPR-associated protein Cas4/Csa1, producing the protein MYFLTEEEKKRLLKGLLPRSRELGIAEELRGWNWPAPPLQPVYDTVLALYEVANSYCPTNRDVYLRRVRRVFPAPSAAMIKGRVLHAALVHVLVSAKRLIYSVGVAQYQTIFRELQELGPVDVESDLQALTPEDAADLKHKMTIVTEFEKARIISRIQEILFKQPYIGEDSLASLAIPVIVEQKLDGSFLGLSPNLSTDAFTVCEPMIVDLKFGERRDFHRLTTTGYALVMESLYEFPVNIGCLVYAGFRGDRLIISKDLHIIDDELRQWFIESRDEKARMVYEEIDPGLPAECPQGCHCYAACNG